In Erigeron canadensis isolate Cc75 chromosome 1, C_canadensis_v1, whole genome shotgun sequence, a single window of DNA contains:
- the LOC122586097 gene encoding 1-Cys peroxiredoxin PER1, which translates to MPGLTIGDSLPNLKVDTTHGQIKLHDYVGDNFTIIFSHPGDFTPVCTTELGAMAAYADKFAQRGVKLLGLSCDDVQSHKEWIKDIEAYNNGKKVTYPIAADPDREIIKQLNMVDPDEKDSWGNIVPSRALHIVGPDKKIKLSFLYPASTGRNMDEVVRALDSLIKASKHKIATPANWKEGEAVVIAPSVSNEEAKKMFPKGFKTADLPSNKDYLRFTHV; encoded by the exons atgccTGGGCTTACAATAGGTGACTCACTTCCAAACCTGAAAGTCGACACAACTCATGGCCAAATAAAGCTTCATGACTATGTTGGTGATAACTTCACCATCATATTCTCGCACCCTGGTGACTTCACACCGGTTTGCACCACTGAGCTTGGTGCCATGGCTGCCTATGCTGACAAGTTTGCTCAAAGGGGTGTCAAGTTGTTGGGCTTGTCTTGTGATGATGTTCAGTCTCACAAGGAATGGATCAAAGATATTGAAGCCTATAAC AATGGAAAAAAGGTAACATACCCAATTGCTGCTGATCCAGACAGAGAGATTATCAAACAGCTGAATATGGTTGATCCAGATGAGAAGGATTCTTGGGGAAATATTGTTCCATCTCGTGCTCTCCACATTGTCGGTCCTGACAAGAAg ataaaGTTGAGCTTTTTATATCCGGCAAGCACGGGGAGGAACATGGATGAAGTGGTGAGGGCTTTGGACTCGTTGATCAAGGCTTCCAAGCACAAAATCGCGACACCCGCAAACTGGAAGGAAGGGGAAGCAGTCGTGATAGCTCCAAGTGTGTCGAATGAGGAAGCTAAGAAAATGTTCCCCAAAGGTTTTAAGACGGCCGATCTTCCATCTAACAAGGATTACCTGCGTTTCActcatgtttaa